The following coding sequences are from one uncultured Desulfobacter sp. window:
- a CDS encoding ABC transporter substrate-binding protein has translation MKAIRTLVFFVCILSATSVFTQPVRADETDLATQALKVKIDAILDVLKTPELKGDEQKEVRRQKIRDIVLQSFDFGRMAQSSLGRYWRRISPEEREAFTVRFQRLIENTYIAKLETYTNEQVVYLNEQRKTKKSREYAKVQTQIITADGTEIPIAYMMYRQGTESWLVFDINIEGVSMVNNYRSQFSEFLGQKSFTQLLEDIDAKNSSN, from the coding sequence ATGAAAGCAATCAGAACATTGGTTTTTTTTGTATGCATACTTTCTGCAACGTCTGTTTTTACCCAGCCGGTTCGCGCTGACGAGACCGATTTGGCCACACAGGCCCTCAAGGTCAAAATTGACGCAATCCTTGATGTGCTGAAAACCCCCGAACTTAAAGGGGATGAGCAAAAAGAGGTTCGCAGGCAAAAAATCCGTGACATTGTCCTGCAGAGTTTTGATTTTGGGCGCATGGCCCAGTCCAGCCTGGGGAGATACTGGAGAAGAATATCTCCGGAAGAAAGAGAGGCATTTACGGTCCGGTTCCAGCGTCTGATTGAAAATACATATATCGCCAAGCTCGAAACCTATACCAATGAACAGGTGGTCTACCTTAACGAGCAGCGCAAAACAAAAAAGAGCCGGGAGTACGCGAAAGTTCAGACTCAGATTATTACCGCCGATGGTACTGAAATTCCCATTGCATATATGATGTACAGGCAGGGGACCGAATCTTGGCTGGTGTTTGATATAAACATTGAAGGCGTCAGTATGGTAAATAATTACCGCTCCCAATTCAGTGAATTTCTTGGCCAAAAATCATTTACACAACTTCTCGAAGACATTGATGCAAAAAACAGTTCCAACTAG